In Acidimicrobiia bacterium, the genomic stretch ACCACGACGCCGCCGCGTTCGCACGGGCGTACATCGGCTTCGTCCGAGCGGTCACCGAGAACCCCTTCTTCCGCTCGCTCGACCCTGCGCGCACCGAGGCGCAGCGCGATGCCGTCATCACCGAGTTCTACGACGGGCTGCAGCAGCGCATCGAGGCCGCGCCCGACGTCGCCACGTGCATCTGGCGGGTCGTCTCGCTCCACCTCCGCCGCCGCCCGCGCCGCTGACGGCGCGCCGCACCCTCCCTGCCGCCGTCCTTCATTGATGGATTTCGGTCGTCATACGGCACTCAAGTGCCAATGAGAGGCACGCTCATGTGGTCCCGCGGGACCGCCCGGCGAACCGCAGCACGAGGTCGCCGGCCGGAGCTCGGGCGGGCGATCCGCGGCCGAACGACCAGTCGACGTCAGTCGCCTCGAACGCGCCGTCGCCGAGGTCGACACCGAAGTTGGCGCGGCCGCCACCGCGCGTCAGCTGGTCGAGCACGTGCACGACGGCCGCGTCAGGCGAGGACCGCGGGACGCCGAGCGGGACGGTGACGTCGAGGCCGTGGATCACGACGTGGTTCAGCGCGCCCTCGACCCCGCCGCCGGGCGGCGTCCACCGGTGCAACGTCTCGTCGCGCAGGTTGGCGACGAGCTCGGCGTTCGGCAGCTCGGCGTCGCGCGCGGCAATCCGGTTGGAGAGGCGCGTGAAGTCGAAGTCGCAGTCACGCAGCTCGGCCATGAACGTCTGCTCGTCGTAGCGC encodes the following:
- a CDS encoding maleylpyruvate isomerase family mycothiol-dependent enzyme gives rise to the protein MPAAPDLQPLVAQCYEALADELEALDTTRWDVPSLCEGWRVREVVAHVTMPARYDEQTFMAELRDCDFDFTRLSNRIAARDAELPNAELVANLRDETLHRWTPPGGGVEGALNHVVIHGLDVTVPLGVPRSSPDAAVVHVLDQLTRGGGRANFGVDLGDGAFEATDVDWSFGRGSPARAPAGDLVLRFAGRSRGTT